One segment of Gilliamella sp. ESL0441 DNA contains the following:
- a CDS encoding amino acid aminotransferase, with protein MFESLTAAPADPILGLADLYNKDERTSKINLSVGVYKDETTQTPILESVKKAEQFLLNNETTKSYLSIDGIKEFNIATQILLFGNENERARTAQAPGGTGALRIMADFLARRTKVKRIWVSNPSWPNHRSVFQTAGLEVREYRYYDAQTHSLDFDGLMQDLSKIVAGEAVLFHGCCHNPTGIDPTPEQWQAISDLALKNGWLPLFDLAYQGFGQGIEEDVYGLRLFTDHHPELLIASSYSKNFGLYNERVGAFTLIAADTEIADRAFSQVKTIIRANYSNPPAHGAKIVSYILNNKELKEEWIDELTSMRQRIHRMRQLFVKTLQDKGANQDFSFIAKQNGMFSFSGLTEQQVLKLRNDYGIYIVNSGRINVAGMTLDNMSRLCESIVEVL; from the coding sequence ATGTTTGAAAGTTTAACAGCAGCACCGGCCGACCCGATACTTGGATTAGCCGATCTTTATAATAAAGATGAACGCACCAGTAAGATTAATTTAAGTGTCGGTGTCTATAAAGATGAAACCACCCAAACACCTATTTTAGAAAGCGTCAAAAAAGCCGAACAATTTTTATTAAATAACGAAACCACAAAAAGTTACTTATCCATTGACGGAATCAAAGAATTTAATATCGCTACACAAATCTTATTATTTGGTAACGAAAATGAACGAGCCAGAACGGCACAAGCACCTGGAGGCACAGGCGCTTTACGAATCATGGCCGATTTTTTAGCTCGCCGAACCAAAGTAAAACGTATTTGGGTCAGTAATCCTTCATGGCCAAATCATCGAAGTGTCTTCCAAACTGCTGGTCTTGAAGTGCGAGAATACCGTTATTATGATGCACAAACCCATAGCTTGGACTTTGATGGACTGATGCAAGATTTAAGTAAAATTGTAGCAGGTGAGGCGGTACTTTTTCACGGTTGCTGTCACAATCCAACCGGTATCGATCCAACTCCTGAACAATGGCAAGCCATTTCAGATTTAGCCTTAAAAAATGGTTGGTTACCGTTGTTTGACTTAGCTTATCAAGGATTTGGACAAGGTATAGAAGAAGATGTGTATGGATTACGACTATTCACCGATCATCACCCAGAATTATTAATTGCTAGCTCATACTCTAAAAACTTTGGGCTATATAATGAACGAGTTGGTGCTTTTACCTTAATCGCTGCTGATACGGAGATTGCGGATCGGGCTTTTAGCCAAGTTAAAACCATTATTCGTGCCAATTATTCTAATCCACCCGCTCACGGCGCCAAAATTGTATCTTATATTTTAAATAACAAGGAATTAAAAGAAGAGTGGATCGATGAATTGACAAGTATGCGTCAACGTATTCATCGTATGCGCCAATTATTTGTCAAAACATTACAAGATAAAGGTGCAAATCAAGATTTTAGCTTCATCGCTAAACAAAACGGCATGTTCTCTTTCAGTGGATTAACAGAACAACAAGTACTGAAACTGCGTAACGACTACGGTATTTACATCGTGAATTCGGGACGAATCAATGTCGCTGGCATGACCCTTGATAATATGTCACGCCTGTGTGAATCGATAGTTGAAGTGTTATAA
- the purB gene encoding adenylosuccinate lyase: MASHVIDYLILGNNFSTSEMRAIWSEQNRLEKQVAVEVALAKVQGELGVIPCDAADAIVAKADASKLSIEQIAKQAAKAKHSLMSTINALQDQVGDAGQFIHYGATTQDIVDTATVLQLKQSFAIIERDTKLVACELKKLAKQYQYLPMVGRTHGMQALPTTFGFKLAVWLDEFVRHLQRLSEIKQRVLVGNISGAICTYAAMGELGVQVEARTLTLLDLNTPNIGWQAARDRFSEYASVIALISGTLGKMGNEFYNLMRTEINEVEEPFSDGKIGSTTMPHKRNPAALEGLASLTAPLLKSVALIHESMKVEHERDAMSWRAEWIALPEINLYLSSQLQTALAVLQGLKVNAERMLTNLTLQNGLLLSEKVMFEIGKRLGKQTAHRLVYQSAMQAFEQNKTFKAVLLADSILNKEFTEDELDSWLEPVNYVGLAPEKVEQVIRYADQSGVLV; this comes from the coding sequence GTGGCGTCACATGTTATTGATTATTTGATTTTAGGTAATAATTTTAGTACCAGTGAAATGCGAGCGATATGGTCAGAACAAAATCGCTTAGAAAAGCAAGTTGCTGTAGAAGTCGCACTAGCAAAAGTACAAGGTGAACTAGGTGTCATTCCTTGCGATGCCGCTGATGCAATCGTTGCTAAGGCCGATGCTTCGAAACTGTCCATTGAACAAATTGCCAAACAAGCTGCAAAAGCCAAGCACTCTTTAATGTCAACGATCAATGCGCTACAAGATCAAGTTGGCGATGCCGGTCAATTTATTCATTATGGCGCAACCACGCAAGATATTGTCGATACGGCAACCGTTTTACAACTTAAGCAATCATTTGCCATTATTGAACGTGACACCAAACTGGTGGCATGTGAATTAAAAAAGTTAGCCAAACAGTATCAATATTTACCTATGGTTGGACGCACTCATGGTATGCAGGCACTTCCTACTACTTTTGGGTTTAAACTTGCCGTTTGGTTAGATGAGTTTGTTCGCCATTTACAGCGGTTAAGTGAAATTAAACAGCGGGTTTTAGTGGGTAATATCAGTGGTGCAATTTGTACTTATGCCGCCATGGGCGAATTAGGGGTACAAGTTGAAGCCAGAACATTAACTTTATTAGACCTCAATACACCCAACATTGGTTGGCAAGCTGCACGTGATCGGTTTTCCGAATATGCATCCGTCATTGCATTAATCAGTGGAACACTGGGTAAAATGGGTAATGAGTTTTATAACTTAATGCGCACTGAAATTAACGAAGTTGAAGAGCCCTTTTCTGACGGAAAAATCGGTTCAACCACTATGCCTCATAAACGAAATCCCGCCGCATTAGAAGGCTTAGCTAGCTTAACCGCACCATTATTAAAAAGTGTCGCTTTAATTCATGAATCCATGAAAGTTGAACATGAGCGAGACGCCATGAGTTGGCGAGCCGAGTGGATAGCTCTTCCTGAAATTAATCTCTACCTTTCTTCACAACTACAAACGGCATTAGCTGTACTACAAGGGTTAAAAGTCAATGCTGAACGCATGTTAACTAACTTAACCTTACAAAATGGTTTACTGCTGTCTGAAAAAGTGATGTTTGAAATAGGCAAGCGATTAGGCAAACAGACCGCTCATCGTTTGGTTTATCAAAGCGCAATGCAAGCTTTTGAGCAAAATAAAACCTTTAAAGCAGTGTTATTAGCTGATTCTATCTTGAATAAAGAGTTTACCGAAGATGAACTCGATAGTTGGTTAGAACCCGTTAATTATGTTGGTTTAGCGCCTGAAAAAGTGGAACAAGTAATCCGGTATGCTGATCAAAGTGGAGTCTTAGTATGA
- the rne gene encoding ribonuclease E: MKRMLINATQQEELRVALVDGQRLYDLDIESLGHEQKKANIYKGKITKINPSLEAAFVSYGGERDGFLPLKEIADSYFPSNMTGRRTIKHLEEGQEVLIQIEKEIRGKKGAALTTYISLAGSYLVLMPNDPRAGGVSRRIEGEDRADLKRIIDAIEKPKGMGVIARTAGVGKSQEELQQDLDALVNYWAAIQNEAKNHPAPSLIHKESDIITRAFRDYLRDDVGDILIDNPKVLEIAKKRLVDLGRVEYVNRLKLYEGDVPLFNHFQIEGQIESAFQREVRLPSGGSIVIDATEALTAIDINSAKSIRGSDIEETAFNTNLEAAEEIARQLRLRDLGGLIVIDFIDMTPIRNQREVENRLKEAMKTDRARIQTTRISRFGLLEMSRQRLSPSLREATHHICPRCQGTGTIRDNNSLSLSILRLIQEEAMKDNTVQIDVIVPVPIASYLLNEKRRAINNIERMHPDVKIVIVGDEEMETPLYKVIRKRVGEETDVLSYNLPKLIRELEEEEEDAAAEIIVEQAVLSGPKVEANTTSKEKSEPKVEKSGGLFSGLFSKLRKLFVAEKSEPEPEVKPKPTKRRENNRSNSRRQRNSRNSNGANANSSAATEDVKETTRSNSRRTKQNNSHSANAVNATKAEKTANSNEVVTPKQKEVKPRRQQRSLTKSVRVKNSEAPIQVNEERVVIPSLLLPVIVPEQAETTPVLESQPKRQRRTSRHLRMNGQRNKRRVRSGDLKKSPMPLQFAAASLELALGRVAIDYSQITQDEPSNVVPVIPSLLLPVIVKNEVTEARSEPTIHTADLNDVSINSESTQDHDAAKDSEQESHDSDVNTDVSQATGHASSVMTKAPAPEYVDSEIGFKLREESDYHFEGKGEAGGLSSQNHAFAKASKPSYPSE; the protein is encoded by the coding sequence ATGAAAAGAATGCTAATCAATGCAACCCAGCAAGAAGAGCTGCGAGTTGCGCTTGTTGATGGCCAACGCTTATATGATTTAGATATCGAAAGTCTTGGGCATGAGCAGAAAAAGGCCAATATCTATAAAGGTAAAATTACTAAAATCAATCCAAGTTTAGAGGCGGCTTTTGTTTCATATGGTGGAGAGCGAGATGGTTTTTTACCATTAAAAGAGATTGCCGATAGTTATTTTCCATCCAATATGACCGGTCGTCGCACCATTAAACATCTTGAAGAAGGTCAAGAAGTTCTCATTCAAATTGAAAAAGAGATTCGAGGCAAAAAAGGTGCTGCGTTAACGACTTATATTAGTCTTGCCGGTAGTTATTTAGTTTTAATGCCCAATGATCCACGTGCTGGTGGTGTGTCTCGCCGAATTGAAGGTGAAGATCGTGCAGATTTAAAACGTATTATTGACGCCATTGAAAAGCCTAAAGGCATGGGCGTAATTGCCAGAACGGCAGGTGTTGGTAAAAGCCAAGAAGAGTTACAACAAGATTTAGATGCGTTAGTCAATTATTGGGCAGCGATTCAAAATGAAGCTAAGAATCATCCAGCACCAAGTTTAATCCACAAGGAAAGTGATATTATTACCCGAGCATTTCGTGATTATTTACGTGATGATGTGGGTGATATATTAATCGATAATCCGAAAGTCCTTGAGATCGCTAAAAAACGATTAGTTGATTTGGGGCGTGTTGAATACGTTAATCGACTAAAACTTTATGAGGGGGATGTACCTCTATTCAACCATTTTCAAATTGAAGGTCAAATTGAATCTGCGTTTCAACGTGAAGTGCGTTTACCTTCCGGCGGTTCTATTGTAATTGATGCAACCGAAGCATTAACAGCAATCGATATTAACTCCGCTAAATCGATACGGGGCAGTGACATTGAAGAAACGGCCTTTAACACTAATCTTGAGGCAGCTGAAGAAATTGCTCGTCAACTACGTTTACGTGACTTAGGTGGTCTAATTGTTATCGATTTTATCGATATGACACCAATTCGTAACCAACGTGAAGTTGAAAATCGCTTAAAAGAGGCGATGAAAACAGACCGAGCACGTATTCAAACAACACGAATTTCTCGATTTGGTCTGCTTGAAATGTCACGCCAACGATTAAGTCCGTCTTTGCGTGAAGCGACTCATCACATTTGTCCACGTTGTCAAGGAACGGGAACGATTCGTGATAATAATTCATTATCGCTTTCTATTCTTCGATTAATTCAAGAAGAAGCGATGAAAGATAACACAGTCCAAATTGATGTTATCGTGCCAGTGCCAATTGCCAGCTATTTATTAAATGAAAAACGTCGCGCGATTAATAATATTGAAAGAATGCACCCTGATGTAAAAATTGTCATTGTGGGTGATGAAGAGATGGAAACGCCACTTTATAAAGTGATTCGTAAACGTGTTGGCGAAGAGACTGATGTACTGAGTTATAACTTACCGAAATTAATCCGAGAACTGGAAGAAGAGGAAGAAGACGCAGCGGCTGAAATCATCGTTGAACAAGCGGTATTATCAGGGCCAAAAGTCGAAGCGAACACGACATCGAAAGAAAAGAGCGAGCCTAAAGTTGAAAAATCTGGGGGCTTGTTCAGTGGATTATTTAGTAAATTACGCAAATTATTTGTTGCTGAAAAAAGTGAACCTGAACCAGAAGTTAAACCAAAACCGACTAAAAGACGTGAAAATAATCGATCGAATAGTCGCCGTCAGCGTAATAGTCGTAATAGCAATGGTGCAAATGCTAATAGCAGCGCAGCAACAGAAGATGTGAAAGAGACAACTCGTAGTAACAGTCGTCGTACTAAGCAAAATAATAGTCATTCGGCGAATGCGGTAAACGCGACTAAAGCTGAAAAAACAGCGAATAGTAATGAAGTGGTCACACCGAAACAAAAAGAAGTGAAACCAAGACGTCAACAACGTTCATTGACAAAAAGCGTACGTGTAAAAAATAGTGAAGCACCGATTCAAGTCAATGAAGAGCGTGTTGTTATTCCATCGTTATTATTACCGGTGATAGTGCCTGAACAGGCTGAGACAACACCTGTTTTAGAGTCACAACCAAAACGTCAACGACGCACTTCCAGACATCTACGTATGAATGGACAACGTAATAAACGACGGGTACGAAGTGGCGATCTTAAAAAATCACCTATGCCGTTACAATTTGCTGCTGCATCTCTTGAATTGGCATTAGGTCGGGTTGCGATTGATTATAGTCAAATCACACAAGATGAACCAAGTAATGTGGTTCCTGTTATTCCTTCACTTTTATTACCTGTTATCGTTAAAAATGAAGTGACAGAAGCCCGTTCTGAACCGACAATTCACACAGCTGATTTGAATGATGTATCCATCAATTCTGAATCAACTCAAGATCATGATGCTGCAAAAGACAGTGAACAAGAAAGTCATGATAGCGATGTGAATACTGATGTGTCTCAAGCTACGGGTCACGCTTCGTCAGTAATGACTAAAGCCCCTGCACCAGAGTATGTAGATTCTGAAATTGGTTTCAAACTACGGGAAGAATCAGACTATCACTTTGAAGGGAAAGGAGAAGCGGGCGGTTTAAGCTCTCAAAACCATGCCTTTGCTAAAGCAAGTAAACCTTCCTATCCTTCAGAATAA
- a CDS encoding amino acid ABC transporter substrate-binding protein, producing the protein MKTIRTIFSAILLASLTLLFGCDTNSQDSTTKQPIIRVGSTGQSYPNGYKQQDKLIGFDVELTAAIANELGYQVEWVVADFGGLMGQFDSGRLDTIANAVAITPARQDKYDFSQPYSFYGSQIVTHQENNDINTLSDFKGKTIAGVLGSNHINNLKKAFPNNEVTIKTYETRDGAMYDTEYQRVEGYVNSKPILLAEIKRKNLPFKLVGEPITIEQVAFPFSKDEKGQALREKFNQALDKLRNNGTLKNLSIKYFGEDITS; encoded by the coding sequence ATGAAAACAATCAGAACTATTTTCTCTGCGATACTACTCGCCAGTTTAACATTATTATTCGGATGCGATACAAATAGCCAAGATTCGACCACAAAGCAGCCGATCATAAGAGTCGGTTCAACCGGTCAAAGTTATCCAAATGGTTATAAACAACAAGATAAATTAATCGGATTTGATGTTGAACTGACAGCAGCCATTGCCAATGAACTGGGTTATCAAGTCGAATGGGTGGTCGCTGATTTTGGCGGCTTAATGGGACAGTTTGATTCAGGACGTTTAGATACCATTGCCAATGCCGTTGCAATCACACCTGCTCGCCAAGATAAGTATGATTTTTCTCAGCCATATAGTTTTTATGGTAGTCAGATTGTTACCCATCAAGAAAATAACGATATAAATACGTTATCTGATTTTAAAGGTAAAACCATTGCTGGCGTGTTAGGTTCAAATCATATCAATAATTTGAAAAAAGCCTTTCCAAATAATGAAGTGACGATTAAAACTTATGAAACCCGTGACGGAGCCATGTATGATACCGAATATCAACGGGTTGAAGGTTATGTTAATTCAAAACCCATCTTACTGGCTGAAATCAAACGTAAAAATCTTCCATTTAAATTAGTAGGCGAGCCAATAACGATTGAGCAAGTTGCTTTTCCATTTAGTAAAGATGAAAAAGGTCAAGCATTACGTGAAAAGTTTAATCAAGCTTTGGACAAGTTACGCAACAACGGCACGTTAAAAAATCTTTCGATTAAATATTTTGGTGAAGATATTACCTCATGA
- a CDS encoding amino acid ABC transporter permease — translation MNFNVNYFLSVFPQILPYLPVTLFIAVVSILFAMVLGLTIALLRNNKIIIVDAIFSLFISLFRGIPSVVLLFIIYYGLPQIFPVLKHMGATTAAIVCFSLKYSAYLAEIFRAGLASVDPGQKEAGLTSGLSTIQVYRNIILPQALVNALPNTGNMFISLLKDSSVAFFVGVQELLAAGKMLTASSFLYFETYLAVGIVYWLTVVAYSWLQKQLERKLSKPYYR, via the coding sequence ATGAACTTTAATGTAAACTATTTTTTAAGTGTGTTTCCTCAGATATTACCGTATCTACCGGTCACACTTTTTATTGCAGTGGTGTCAATTTTATTTGCTATGGTGTTAGGTCTGACTATCGCATTGTTACGTAATAATAAAATCATCATTGTTGACGCAATTTTTTCGCTGTTTATTTCGCTATTTCGTGGGATTCCCTCGGTCGTATTGCTCTTTATTATTTATTACGGTTTACCGCAGATCTTTCCTGTATTAAAGCACATGGGAGCAACAACCGCCGCTATTGTCTGCTTTAGCTTAAAATATTCTGCTTATCTAGCCGAAATTTTCCGTGCTGGTCTGGCGTCAGTCGACCCAGGACAAAAAGAGGCAGGACTAACCTCGGGACTAAGCACGATTCAGGTTTACCGAAACATTATTTTGCCACAAGCATTGGTCAATGCTTTGCCTAATACCGGTAACATGTTTATTTCATTACTCAAAGACTCGTCTGTCGCTTTTTTTGTTGGCGTACAAGAACTGCTAGCAGCAGGCAAAATGCTAACGGCGAGCTCCTTTCTCTATTTTGAAACCTATTTAGCGGTCGGCATTGTTTATTGGCTAACGGTTGTTGCTTATTCATGGCTACAAAAACAGTTAGAACGTAAATTAAGCAAACCGTATTACCGTTAA
- the syd gene encoding SecY-interacting protein has product MKSPEKTALLDFTSRWMTQFDYAPKSEELHAIPSPCILKTAQLAVYWQPFLLEPARDLTIVEQVVNINLCQSAHVFYGTQYAGNINANFADTHLVLLQAWNDDDFSNLEQNLIAHLSQQKRLKRIPTIFIASTDESTEIIAINNLTGEVVKEDLISGELTILAENLTSFFNNLSI; this is encoded by the coding sequence ATGAAATCACCCGAAAAAACAGCCTTACTTGATTTTACTTCTCGTTGGATGACTCAATTTGATTATGCCCCTAAAAGTGAAGAATTACATGCCATTCCTTCACCTTGTATACTAAAAACAGCGCAACTTGCAGTATATTGGCAACCTTTTTTATTAGAGCCGGCAAGAGATCTAACTATTGTAGAACAAGTCGTTAACATCAATCTGTGTCAAAGTGCTCATGTTTTTTATGGCACACAATATGCCGGAAATATAAACGCAAACTTTGCTGATACTCATTTAGTATTACTACAAGCATGGAATGATGACGATTTCTCAAATTTAGAGCAGAACTTAATTGCCCATTTGTCGCAACAAAAAAGATTAAAACGAATACCAACTATTTTTATTGCCTCTACCGATGAAAGTACCGAAATTATCGCCATAAATAATTTAACTGGCGAAGTGGTTAAAGAAGATCTCATTAGTGGAGAACTGACGATATTAGCTGAAAATTTAACATCATTTTTTAATAATCTTTCAATTTAA
- a CDS encoding GNAT family N-acetyltransferase, whose product MTFRLMTQNDIPAYQTLLHNAYQATLQLGIHFAAATVNQKQIADHIESNAVYLYEKQGKLISTLTIRFPWGNNPGPYGLPHLGWFATDPQYKGQGYGHALWDFVEQQILIKQLRLPAATLGTAANHPWLATLYINKGYKPIGQADLTPDHTTLYFEKIFNYKNYTEWKKRNHKQ is encoded by the coding sequence ATGACGTTCCGCCTAATGACGCAAAATGATATCCCAGCTTATCAAACGCTATTGCATAATGCTTATCAAGCAACCCTACAACTTGGTATTCATTTTGCTGCTGCGACAGTTAATCAAAAACAAATTGCCGATCATATTGAATCAAATGCTGTTTATCTCTATGAAAAACAGGGTAAATTAATTTCAACATTAACGATTCGTTTTCCATGGGGCAATAATCCCGGGCCTTATGGATTACCGCATTTAGGTTGGTTTGCCACTGACCCACAATATAAAGGTCAAGGCTACGGTCATGCATTATGGGATTTTGTTGAACAACAAATTTTAATTAAACAATTAAGACTTCCTGCGGCGACATTAGGAACAGCCGCAAATCATCCATGGTTAGCCACACTTTACATCAACAAAGGTTATAAACCTATTGGGCAAGCCGATTTAACCCCTGATCACACCACACTCTATTTTGAAAAAATTTTTAATTATAAAAACTACACTGAATGGAAAAAAAGGAATCACAAACAATGA
- a CDS encoding MFS transporter: protein MNNKLFKLVCLGSFLTSFAYGVMLTLPLFLTDTLKLSLVMSSEIISMGIIGVVASILSIPYVLKSVSTNVIAAMGALIYAFAIALILYTGGVFLYIAGLLLGAGWGIIYTLGPIMVSSTSNTAELSRHFMFISAFNMLGAGLSPVIVKTLLDYNIAIEYMFMFAVLLSLLAGGLFFNVTLSNKQNSSKLSILPVMKTIVTSNAVIPLIMVFLGACIYISMMNFQFVFAKEKNLNFSIFYISYTFSLLFARFYLAKFILKLSQQLAMIGLLFIMLIALCLFLVTTNNIFYIVPSSLLGISYGLVYPLIQTQMVKDIDAEKRSIYLTIFSLSYFIGVFGYPYLFSLGLDSSGVLGSFLVLISLCVLDIVFACLLFKKFTR, encoded by the coding sequence ATGAATAACAAATTATTTAAATTAGTCTGCTTAGGCTCTTTTTTAACCTCTTTTGCCTATGGCGTGATGTTAACGCTGCCGTTATTTTTAACCGACACTTTAAAGCTTTCGTTAGTGATGTCGAGTGAAATTATTTCAATGGGGATCATTGGGGTAGTGGCGTCGATTTTGTCGATTCCTTATGTGTTGAAATCTGTTTCTACTAATGTTATTGCTGCAATGGGGGCGTTAATTTATGCCTTTGCTATCGCATTGATTTTGTATACAGGTGGTGTTTTTCTTTATATTGCAGGTTTGTTGCTTGGTGCAGGGTGGGGGATTATTTATACGTTGGGGCCGATTATGGTGTCGTCAACCAGTAATACTGCCGAATTAAGTCGTCATTTTATGTTTATTTCGGCATTTAATATGTTAGGCGCCGGATTATCGCCAGTGATAGTCAAAACACTGCTCGATTATAATATTGCTATTGAATATATGTTTATGTTTGCTGTGTTGTTGAGTTTGTTAGCCGGTGGGTTATTTTTTAATGTAACCTTATCCAATAAGCAAAATAGCAGTAAATTATCGATTTTGCCAGTAATGAAAACCATTGTTACTTCAAATGCGGTCATTCCGTTAATAATGGTTTTTTTAGGCGCCTGTATTTACATTTCAATGATGAACTTTCAATTTGTGTTTGCGAAAGAGAAGAATTTAAACTTTTCGATATTTTATATTTCTTATACTTTTTCATTATTATTTGCCCGATTCTATCTGGCTAAATTTATTTTAAAACTGTCACAGCAGTTAGCCATGATCGGCTTGTTATTCATTATGTTGATCGCTTTGTGTCTGTTTTTGGTTACGACAAATAATATTTTTTATATTGTACCGTCGTCATTATTAGGCATAAGTTATGGTTTGGTTTATCCGTTAATTCAAACTCAAATGGTTAAAGACATCGATGCTGAAAAGCGAAGTATCTATTTAACTATTTTTAGTTTAAGCTACTTTATTGGCGTATTTGGCTATCCGTATCTGTTTAGTTTAGGATTAGATTCAAGCGGTGTTTTAGGCTCGTTTTTAGTGCTGATTTCACTGTGTGTGTTAGATATTGTATTTGCCTGTTTATTATTTAAAAAATTTACCAGATAA
- a CDS encoding amino acid ABC transporter ATP-binding protein produces the protein MISVSHLSKRFGHHQVLKEINLYVKQGEVVAIIGPSGSGKSTLLRCLNLLEKPNTGTIRIGDVILDREHYRHKEEVQLRKQSAMVFQHYNLFKNKTALENITYPLILGKKINKSEAKQQGLMLLKRVGMLPYADQYPITLSGGQQQRVAIARALAVRPKVLLFDEPTSALDPERVHEVLQVMLQLAKENITMIIVTHEMEFAKYVADRIIFMANGVIVEEGYAKTLIDHPQNELTQRFLRQLTDDINFEI, from the coding sequence ATGATTTCTGTATCACATCTGTCTAAACGGTTTGGTCATCATCAAGTATTAAAAGAGATAAACCTTTATGTAAAACAAGGTGAAGTTGTCGCCATTATTGGGCCTTCAGGCTCAGGTAAATCCACGTTATTACGTTGTCTGAATTTATTAGAAAAACCCAATACGGGTACAATTCGAATAGGTGATGTCATTCTGGATAGAGAACATTATCGTCATAAAGAAGAAGTACAATTACGCAAACAATCAGCGATGGTATTTCAACACTATAATTTATTTAAAAACAAAACGGCGTTAGAGAACATTACTTATCCTTTGATTCTGGGTAAAAAAATCAATAAAAGCGAAGCCAAACAACAAGGATTAATGCTATTAAAGCGGGTGGGCATGTTACCTTATGCAGACCAATATCCAATAACATTATCCGGCGGGCAACAACAACGGGTGGCTATTGCCAGAGCATTAGCGGTTAGACCTAAAGTTCTATTATTTGATGAACCGACATCGGCACTCGATCCAGAGCGTGTACACGAGGTGCTGCAAGTCATGTTACAGCTTGCTAAAGAAAATATCACGATGATCATTGTTACTCACGAAATGGAATTTGCTAAATATGTTGCTGACCGAATTATCTTTATGGCAAATGGCGTCATTGTAGAAGAAGGCTATGCTAAAACTCTTATCGATCATCCACAAAACGAGTTAACTCAACGTTTTTTGCGTCAGCTAACCGATGATATTAATTTCGAAATTTAA